A segment of the Neochlamydia sp. S13 genome:
ATAGAGTTCTGATTTGTAATATTTACCATAGTAGTTGATCCAACCTCTTATCATGGGGTTAAACATTCTTGATAAATCTACAATCTTCTTGTCACTGCGCAGATGCATTTTCCAACTTCTCATCGTACTCGTTATTGCTTTCTTTGCTTTATTGCTTACTGCGGGACTAAAGTTGATGAAGAGCTTTCCATACCGATTCTTTGATCTTCTGGCTCTAAAAGTATATCCCAAAAAATCAAATTTCTCGTTTAGGTATCTTTTTCTTCGTTCATCATCTTTGCAATAGACGATTTTTGTCTTTGCAGGATGCAACTCCAGTTTGCATTGAGCTAAGCGTTCTGCAATAGCTTTCTTTATTTCGTTGGCTTGCGCTTCCGTTTGACAGTGAACCACTATATCATCAGCATAACGCTCGAATGGATTACCTGGATAGCATTTCCTCATCCATTCGTCTAAGGCATAATGAAGAAATAGATTGGCTAGTAAAGGGCTGATTACACCCCCTTGTGGAGTCCCTCTATCTCTTTTTATAAGTTTCCCGTCTGCATCTTGCTCTGGCGCTTTTAGCCAGCGTTCTATATACAGAAGAATCCATTGGCTTTCGGTGTGTTTCCTTACGGCTCTCATCACGAGCTCGTGGTCTAAATTATCGAAAAATCCTTTGATATCAAGGTCAATAACATAGTCGTTGCGCCAACATCTCTGTCTAGCGACTCCTACGGCTTCTAACGCTGATTTTCCAGGTCTGTACCCATAAGAATCAGGATGAAAATGTGGGTCAATCTCTGGCTCTAGATACAGCTTAACGACCATCTGTGCGATTCTGTCTGATACTGTGGGTATTCCCAGCTTTCTCAGCTTTCCATCACTTTTTGGTATGGCAACTATCTTTACGGGAGGCGGAAAGTAGCTCCCCGACGATAGGCGATTCCAAAGTTTATACAGATTGTCTTTAAGATTCTTTTCAAATTCTTCTATAGACTCTTCGTCAACACCTGCTGCTCCTTTGTTAGCTTTTACTCTCTTGTATGCTTCCCATACAATGGATTTAGAAATACAATA
Coding sequences within it:
- the ltrA gene encoding group II intron reverse transcriptase/maturase yields the protein MNTAKSYCISKSIVWEAYKRVKANKGAAGVDEESIEEFEKNLKDNLYKLWNRLSSGSYFPPPVKIVAIPKSDGKLRKLGIPTVSDRIAQMVVKLYLEPEIDPHFHPDSYGYRPGKSALEAVGVARQRCWRNDYVIDLDIKGFFDNLDHELVMRAVRKHTESQWILLYIERWLKAPEQDADGKLIKRDRGTPQGGVISPLLANLFLHYALDEWMRKCYPGNPFERYADDIVVHCQTEAQANEIKKAIAERLAQCKLELHPAKTKIVYCKDDERRKRYLNEKFDFLGYTFRARRSKNRYGKLFINFSPAVSNKAKKAITSTMRSWKMHLRSDKKIVDLSRMFNPMIRGWINYYGKYYKSELYQIFNVANRTLARWAERKYKKLRGHSRRAMHWLGGIAKREPQLFAHWKMGAIPATRQ